The following are encoded together in the Edaphobacter lichenicola genome:
- a CDS encoding rhomboid family intramembrane serine protease, which yields MSFPTPEGEVLPPHTDGIPAQPIPDYEREASRPNSRERGWNIFATPGTYILLGINIAVFCYMIFRGVSPSSPTPYQLLYFGATSPELIMHGQWYRLLTATFVHVGLLHIATNMWCLWNLGLLGEPLLGPFGLIAVYVITGVAGNLLGLCSSVIFRDYGSVGAGASGAVFGIAGILIVLLSNKKLPIPVFELKRLRRSVIQFAVLNLIIGIGANFTSIVRIDNHAHIGGFLSGLALGVPLVPRMTSGRTRYLARQKLTFAGAAFLLLLFAYFITKLR from the coding sequence ATGTCCTTCCCCACCCCTGAAGGCGAAGTCCTGCCGCCGCACACCGACGGTATCCCCGCTCAGCCGATCCCCGACTACGAGCGCGAGGCCTCACGCCCCAACTCCCGTGAGCGCGGCTGGAATATCTTCGCCACCCCCGGCACCTACATCCTGCTCGGCATCAACATCGCCGTCTTCTGCTACATGATCTTCCGCGGCGTCTCGCCCAGTAGCCCGACGCCTTATCAGCTGCTCTATTTTGGCGCGACCAGTCCGGAGCTGATCATGCACGGCCAGTGGTATCGCCTGCTTACGGCCACCTTCGTTCATGTGGGCCTGCTGCATATCGCGACCAACATGTGGTGCCTGTGGAACCTTGGCCTGCTCGGCGAGCCGCTGCTTGGCCCTTTCGGCCTGATCGCGGTTTATGTGATTACCGGTGTCGCCGGCAACCTGCTTGGCCTTTGCTCCAGCGTTATCTTTCGCGACTACGGCTCGGTAGGCGCAGGAGCCTCGGGCGCGGTCTTCGGCATCGCAGGTATTCTGATCGTTCTGCTGTCGAACAAGAAGCTCCCCATTCCGGTGTTCGAGCTCAAACGCCTCCGTCGCTCCGTCATTCAGTTTGCGGTGTTGAACCTGATCATCGGCATCGGCGCGAACTTTACCAGCATCGTCCGCATCGACAACCACGCCCACATCGGCGGCTTTCTGAGCGGGTTGGCGCTAGGCGTTCCGCTGGTGCCGCGCATGACCTCCGGCCGCACCCGCTACCTCGCGCGGCAGAAACTCACCTTCGCCGGTGCCGCGTTTCTGCTCCTCCTCTTCGCGTACTTCATCACCAAGCTCAGGTAA
- a CDS encoding GAF domain-containing protein: protein MPDSELLHTLRNITAEGSDRSTRAKRIADAIRKEGSWRWVGIYDVDFERGLVVNIAWSGYSAPSHPAFPITQGLTARAIAGIRTVNAGNVADDSGYMTTFDSTRAEIIVPVLAHGHGDRVIGTLDVESEHLNAFDAEAQALLEECARVLEAFWAEPRR, encoded by the coding sequence GTGCCGGATAGCGAACTTCTGCATACGCTCAGGAACATCACTGCTGAAGGCTCAGATCGCTCCACCAGGGCGAAAAGAATCGCGGATGCCATTCGCAAGGAAGGCTCCTGGCGTTGGGTGGGGATCTATGATGTCGACTTCGAGCGTGGACTGGTCGTCAATATCGCGTGGAGTGGGTACTCTGCGCCCTCTCATCCCGCTTTTCCGATCACGCAGGGTCTCACCGCGAGAGCGATTGCCGGAATAAGAACGGTCAACGCCGGAAATGTGGCCGATGACTCGGGCTACATGACTACGTTCGACAGCACGCGGGCGGAGATTATCGTTCCGGTTCTTGCCCATGGCCACGGCGATCGCGTGATCGGGACCCTGGATGTGGAGAGCGAGCACCTAAATGCCTTCGATGCAGAGGCGCAGGCGCTGCTCGAAGAGTGTGCCCGTGTGCTCGAAGCGTTTTGGGCCGAGCCCAGGCGGTAG